Proteins co-encoded in one Afipia sp. P52-10 genomic window:
- the murD gene encoding UDP-N-acetylmuramoyl-L-alanine--D-glutamate ligase, which produces MIPVTSFAGQTVAVFGLGGSGLASCHALKAGGATVIASDDNAEGLAQAAAAGFTTANLREVSWGNFAALVLAPGVPLTHPVPHWTVLAAQRAGVPIIGDIELFCLERKRHAPDAPFVAVTGTNGKSTTTALVAHLMREAGHDVQMGGNIGTAILSLEPPRNGRVHVIEMSSYQIDLTPSLAASVGILLNVTEDHLDRHGTLAHYAAVKERLVANVQASGAAIIGVDDNWCCAAADRIEQAGKRVVRVSVRQPLADGIYVERDQIVSSQGGAKTEVARIGGIGSLRGLHNAQNAACAAAAALALGVTAAVIQKGLRSFPGLAHRMEQVGRRGGVLFVNDSKGTNADAAARALSSFNDIFWIAGGKPKTGGITSLAEFFPRIRKAYLIGEAAEEFAKTLGAQVPYEISQTLDAAVPAAARDAEAAGLADPVVLLSPACASFDQYRNFEIRGTRFRDLVLALPGVAPVN; this is translated from the coding sequence ATGATCCCTGTAACCAGCTTTGCCGGCCAAACGGTTGCCGTGTTCGGCCTTGGCGGCTCGGGCCTTGCCAGTTGTCACGCCCTCAAGGCCGGCGGCGCAACGGTGATCGCCAGCGACGACAACGCGGAGGGCCTCGCTCAGGCGGCTGCCGCCGGGTTCACCACCGCGAACCTGCGCGAGGTGTCATGGGGGAATTTCGCGGCCCTGGTGCTGGCGCCTGGCGTGCCGCTGACGCACCCGGTTCCGCACTGGACGGTGCTTGCTGCGCAGCGCGCCGGTGTCCCCATCATCGGCGATATCGAACTGTTCTGCCTGGAGCGGAAGCGTCATGCGCCGGACGCGCCGTTCGTGGCGGTCACCGGCACCAACGGCAAGTCCACGACCACGGCGCTGGTTGCGCATTTGATGCGCGAGGCTGGTCACGACGTCCAGATGGGCGGCAACATCGGCACCGCCATCCTGTCGCTGGAGCCGCCGCGCAACGGCCGTGTGCATGTGATCGAGATGTCGTCCTACCAAATCGATCTCACGCCGTCGCTCGCCGCTTCGGTCGGAATCCTGCTCAACGTCACTGAGGATCATCTCGATCGTCACGGCACGCTGGCGCATTATGCCGCGGTGAAGGAGCGGCTGGTTGCCAACGTGCAGGCCAGCGGGGCGGCGATCATCGGTGTCGATGACAACTGGTGCTGCGCTGCTGCCGATCGTATCGAGCAGGCCGGCAAGCGCGTGGTCCGCGTCTCGGTGCGCCAGCCGTTGGCAGATGGGATCTATGTCGAGCGCGACCAGATTGTGTCGAGCCAGGGGGGAGCGAAAACAGAGGTGGCGCGGATCGGCGGCATCGGCTCGCTGCGCGGCCTGCACAACGCACAGAATGCCGCCTGTGCGGCGGCCGCAGCGCTAGCACTTGGCGTGACGGCCGCCGTTATCCAGAAAGGCCTGCGCAGCTTTCCGGGACTGGCGCACCGCATGGAACAGGTCGGCCGGCGTGGCGGCGTGCTGTTCGTCAACGACTCCAAGGGCACCAACGCGGATGCGGCGGCGCGCGCGCTGTCGTCTTTCAATGACATCTTCTGGATCGCTGGCGGCAAGCCGAAGACTGGCGGCATCACCAGCTTGGCCGAGTTCTTCCCGCGCATCCGCAAAGCCTACCTGATCGGCGAGGCGGCGGAGGAATTCGCAAAGACTTTAGGGGCGCAGGTGCCTTACGAGATTTCGCAGACCCTCGACGCCGCGGTGCCGGCGGCTGCGCGCGATGCCGAGGCGGCGGGCCTGGCTGATCCCGTGGTGCTGCTGTCGCCCGCCTGTGCCTCGTTCGACCAGTACCGTAACTTCGAGATCCGCGGCACGCGTTTCCGCGACCTGGTGCTGGCGCTGCCGGGCGTCGCTCCCGTTAATTAG
- the ftsW gene encoding putative lipid II flippase FtsW — MISRDRRTPLSQWWWTVDRLLLAALTTLILGGIILSLAASPPVATRIGLDPFHFFNRHVMFILPAFAVMIGVSFMSPRQVRRSAVIVFGISLVLLAATLVFGAEVKGSRRWISILGISIQASEFAKPAFTVVVAWLFAESARRPEMPATSFALAALLVVVALLVLEPDFGQTMLILMVWGSLFFMAGMRMIWVLGLAGAALGGLFSAYLFVPHVARRIKRFMDPSSGDTFQVDMATESFARGGWFGQGPGEGTVKRILPDSHTDFVFAVAAEEFGIVLCLILLALFAFIVIRSLRNAYRTEDLFTRFATSGLAILFGVQSAINMAVNLHLIPAKGMTLPFISYGGSSMISLAYGMGMLLALTRQRSGIELEATGGHFARSYA; from the coding sequence ATGATCTCGCGCGACCGACGCACGCCTCTCAGTCAATGGTGGTGGACGGTTGACCGGCTGCTGCTGGCCGCGCTGACCACGCTGATCCTTGGCGGCATCATCCTGTCGCTGGCAGCAAGTCCGCCGGTCGCCACCCGCATCGGCCTCGATCCGTTCCACTTCTTCAACCGACATGTCATGTTCATCCTGCCGGCCTTCGCCGTGATGATCGGCGTGTCGTTCATGTCGCCGCGGCAGGTGCGCCGCTCGGCGGTGATCGTGTTTGGCATCAGCCTCGTGCTGTTGGCGGCGACGCTGGTGTTCGGCGCCGAGGTCAAAGGATCGCGGCGTTGGATTTCGATCCTTGGCATCAGCATCCAGGCGTCCGAGTTCGCAAAGCCCGCCTTTACGGTCGTGGTCGCGTGGCTGTTCGCGGAATCCGCGCGGCGGCCGGAAATGCCGGCCACGTCATTCGCACTGGCGGCGCTGCTGGTCGTCGTCGCGCTGCTGGTGCTGGAGCCCGACTTCGGTCAGACCATGCTGATCCTGATGGTCTGGGGCTCATTGTTCTTCATGGCCGGCATGCGGATGATCTGGGTGCTGGGGCTTGCCGGGGCTGCGCTCGGCGGCCTGTTCAGTGCTTATCTGTTCGTGCCGCATGTCGCCCGCCGCATCAAGCGCTTCATGGACCCGTCATCGGGCGACACCTTTCAGGTGGACATGGCGACCGAGTCGTTCGCGCGCGGCGGCTGGTTTGGGCAGGGGCCGGGCGAGGGAACAGTCAAACGCATCTTGCCGGACAGCCATACCGATTTCGTTTTCGCCGTTGCCGCGGAGGAGTTCGGTATCGTGCTGTGCCTGATCCTGCTCGCGCTGTTTGCCTTCATCGTGATCCGCTCGTTGCGGAACGCCTATCGCACCGAAGACCTGTTCACGCGCTTTGCGACGTCCGGCCTGGCGATCCTGTTCGGCGTTCAGTCGGCCATCAACATGGCAGTGAACCTGCACCTGATCCCAGCCAAGGGCATGACGCTGCCGTTCATTTCCTACGGTGGTTCGTCGATGATCTCACTCGCCTATGGCATGGGCATGCTGCTGGCGCTGACGCGGCAGCGGTCCGGCATCGAGCTTGAGGCGACCGGCGGCCATTTCGCGCGCAGCTATGCCTGA
- the murG gene encoding undecaprenyldiphospho-muramoylpentapeptide beta-N-acetylglucosaminyltransferase — translation MPETAPLILLAAGGTGGHLFPAEALGSVLMQRGYRVRLVTDERAVRYSGLFSEGMLDVVPSETVRGKNPLALARTGFMLAKGTLIALGLVRRLKPAAMIGFGGYPTLPPLIAARMMRVPTLIHEANAVLGRANRFLATRVDAIATSLPGVFDRDPALAGKSMLTGTPLRPAVLAAAAVAYDAPQVNGPLRLLVVGGSQGARIMADVVPPAIERLEPSLWSRLKLVQQVREEDMVRVREVYARLKIEAELAPFFADLPQRLATSHLVVSRSGAGTVAELAAVGRPSILVPLPGSIDQDQFANAGVLMQVGGAIRIPQPEFTPDRLATEMSALAAEPARLAAMAQGARGAGTLDAAERLADLLTKVAGLRA, via the coding sequence ATGCCTGAGACCGCACCCCTCATCCTGTTGGCCGCCGGCGGTACCGGCGGCCATCTGTTTCCTGCCGAAGCGCTTGGATCCGTGCTGATGCAGCGCGGCTATCGCGTGCGTCTGGTGACGGACGAACGGGCCGTGCGCTACAGCGGCCTGTTCTCGGAAGGGATGCTCGACGTCGTGCCGAGCGAAACGGTGCGCGGAAAGAATCCACTCGCGCTGGCCCGCACCGGCTTCATGCTGGCGAAGGGGACGTTGATCGCGCTCGGTCTCGTGCGTCGGCTGAAGCCCGCGGCGATGATCGGCTTCGGCGGTTATCCGACGCTGCCGCCGCTGATCGCCGCGCGGATGATGCGGGTGCCGACGCTCATTCACGAAGCCAATGCCGTGCTTGGCCGGGCCAACCGCTTCCTCGCCACTCGTGTCGATGCCATCGCCACCTCGCTGCCCGGCGTGTTCGATCGTGATCCCGCGCTCGCCGGCAAGAGCATGCTGACCGGCACGCCGCTGCGACCGGCGGTGCTGGCGGCTGCTGCCGTCGCCTACGACGCGCCGCAGGTGAACGGGCCGCTGCGGCTGCTGGTGGTCGGCGGCAGTCAGGGCGCGCGCATCATGGCGGATGTCGTACCTCCGGCGATCGAGCGGCTCGAACCGTCGCTCTGGAGCAGGCTCAAGCTGGTGCAGCAGGTGCGCGAAGAGGATATGGTGCGCGTGCGTGAGGTCTATGCGCGTTTGAAGATCGAGGCCGAGCTTGCGCCATTCTTCGCGGATCTGCCGCAGCGGCTGGCGACGAGCCATCTCGTGGTCTCGCGTTCGGGCGCAGGAACCGTGGCCGAACTCGCCGCCGTCGGCCGGCCCTCGATCCTGGTGCCCCTGCCGGGTTCGATCGATCAGGACCAGTTCGCCAATGCCGGTGTGTTGATGCAGGTGGGCGGTGCGATCCGCATTCCGCAGCCCGAATTCACGCCGGACCGGCTCGCGACGGAGATGTCGGCACTGGCTGCGGAACCTGCGCGCCTGGCTGCGATGGCACAGGGCGCGCGCGGCGCAGGCACGCTGGACGCCGCCGAGCGGCTCGCCGATTTGCTGACGAAAGTGGCGGGATTGAGGGCCTGA
- the murC gene encoding UDP-N-acetylmuramate--L-alanine ligase — protein MRLPSQIGPIHFVGIGGIGMSGIAEVLVNLGYTVQGSDVAESANVKRLRDKAIIVTVGHKAENIAGADVVVVSSAIKRDNPELMAARAQRIPVVRRAEMLAELMRLKSCVAIAGTHGKTTTTSMVATLLDAGNLDPTVINGGIINAYGTNARLGAGDWMVVEADESDGTFLKLPADVAIVTNIDPEHLDHFKTFEAVQDAFRSFVESVPFYGFAVMCIDHPVVQSLVGKIEDRRIVTYGVNPQADVRLVDLTAENGGSRFTVVFRDRISGATHEIADLVLPMPGRHNASNATAAIAVARELGIPDEAIRKALAGFGGVKRRFTRTGEWKGVAIIDDYGHHPVEIAAVLKAARDSAKGKVIAVVQPHRYTRLQSLFEEFCTCFNDADAVVVADVYPAGEAPIPGIDRDSFVLGLRAHGHREVIPLPAASQLAGIVAGLAKKGDYVVCLGAGNITQWAYALPDELKAFG, from the coding sequence ATGAGACTGCCGAGCCAGATCGGTCCCATCCATTTCGTCGGCATCGGCGGCATCGGCATGAGCGGCATCGCCGAAGTGCTCGTCAATCTCGGTTACACCGTGCAAGGCTCCGACGTTGCCGAAAGCGCCAACGTCAAGCGGCTGCGTGACAAAGCTATCATTGTGACGGTCGGTCACAAGGCTGAGAACATCGCCGGCGCCGATGTCGTCGTGGTGTCGTCGGCGATCAAACGCGACAATCCGGAATTGATGGCGGCGCGCGCGCAGCGCATTCCGGTCGTGCGCCGCGCGGAGATGCTTGCGGAGCTGATGCGGCTGAAGAGCTGCGTGGCGATTGCCGGCACCCACGGCAAGACGACGACCACCTCGATGGTCGCGACCCTGCTCGATGCGGGCAATCTCGATCCGACCGTGATCAACGGCGGCATCATCAATGCCTACGGCACCAATGCGCGGCTCGGCGCAGGTGACTGGATGGTTGTCGAGGCCGACGAGAGCGACGGCACGTTCCTGAAGCTTCCCGCCGACGTCGCCATCGTCACCAACATCGATCCCGAGCATCTCGATCATTTCAAAACCTTCGAGGCCGTGCAGGACGCGTTCCGCTCGTTCGTCGAAAGCGTGCCGTTCTATGGTTTCGCGGTGATGTGCATCGATCATCCGGTGGTGCAATCGCTGGTCGGCAAGATCGAGGATCGGCGCATCGTCACCTACGGCGTCAATCCGCAGGCCGATGTGCGGCTGGTCGATCTCACCGCCGAGAACGGCGGCTCCAGGTTCACGGTTGTCTTCCGCGATCGGATCAGCGGTGCCACCCACGAGATCGCCGATCTCGTGTTGCCGATGCCGGGTCGTCACAACGCGTCGAACGCGACGGCGGCAATCGCCGTTGCCCGCGAACTCGGCATTCCCGATGAGGCGATCCGCAAGGCGCTGGCGGGCTTTGGCGGCGTCAAACGCCGCTTCACCCGCACCGGCGAGTGGAAGGGCGTGGCCATCATCGACGACTATGGTCATCACCCGGTGGAAATCGCAGCGGTGCTGAAGGCCGCACGTGACTCGGCGAAGGGAAAGGTGATCGCGGTGGTGCAGCCGCATCGCTACACGCGTCTGCAGTCGCTGTTCGAGGAGTTCTGCACCTGCTTCAACGACGCCGATGCGGTGGTGGTCGCCGACGTCTATCCGGCCGGTGAGGCGCCGATTCCGGGGATCGATCGTGACAGCTTCGTGCTGGGCCTGCGTGCGCACGGCCATCGCGAGGTGATCCCGCTGCCTGCCGCGTCGCAGCTCGCCGGCATCGTCGCCGGCCTCGCCAAGAAAGGCGACTATGTCGTCTGTCTCGGCGCCGGCAACATCACGCAGTGGGCTTACGCCCTGCCGGATGAGTTGAAGGCGTTCGGATGA
- the murB gene encoding UDP-N-acetylmuramate dehydrogenase — protein sequence MTSTFPDITPELKAAMPELRGRLGANQEMAPLTWFRVGGPAQVLFTPADEDDLAYFLTRLPADIPVYPVGVGSNLIVRDGGVPGVIIRLSPRGFGEAIGDGDTVRAGAAALDKRVAEAAAAANITGLEFYFGIPGSIGGALRMNAGANGGETKDVLIEARGVTRNGEKRVFSSADMKFVYRNSGVEDGVIFTGALYRGRNADAESIRARMNEVQQHRETAQPIREKTGGSTFKNPPGHSAWKLIDAAGMRGFRVGGAQVSEMHCNFLINTGTASGHDIETLGETVRARVKANSGVELNWEIKRIGVAR from the coding sequence ATGACATCGACATTTCCCGACATCACCCCCGAGTTGAAAGCCGCGATGCCGGAGCTGCGCGGTCGGCTCGGCGCCAACCAGGAGATGGCGCCGCTGACCTGGTTTCGTGTCGGTGGTCCGGCGCAGGTGTTGTTCACGCCGGCCGACGAGGACGATCTCGCTTACTTCCTGACTCGGCTGCCAGCCGACATCCCGGTCTATCCGGTCGGTGTCGGTTCGAACTTGATCGTACGCGATGGCGGCGTACCGGGCGTGATCATCCGCCTGTCGCCACGCGGCTTCGGTGAAGCCATCGGAGACGGAGACACCGTGCGCGCAGGTGCTGCGGCCCTCGACAAGCGTGTGGCGGAGGCGGCGGCTGCGGCGAACATCACCGGGTTGGAGTTCTACTTCGGCATTCCAGGATCGATCGGCGGCGCGCTGCGGATGAATGCGGGCGCCAATGGTGGCGAGACCAAGGACGTGCTGATCGAGGCGAGGGGCGTGACGCGCAACGGCGAGAAGCGCGTGTTCTCCAGCGCCGACATGAAGTTCGTGTATCGCAACTCCGGCGTCGAGGACGGCGTGATCTTCACCGGCGCCCTCTACCGTGGCCGCAACGCTGACGCGGAATCGATCCGCGCGCGCATGAACGAGGTGCAGCAGCATCGCGAAACGGCGCAGCCGATCCGCGAGAAGACTGGCGGATCGACGTTCAAGAATCCGCCCGGTCACAGCGCCTGGAAACTGATCGATGCCGCCGGGATGCGCGGCTTCCGCGTCGGCGGAGCCCAGGTCTCCGAGATGCACTGCAATTTCCTGATCAACACCGGCACTGCCTCGGGGCACGATATCGAGACGCTGGGCGAAACGGTGCGGGCGCGGGTCAAGGCCAACTCCGGGGTGGAGTTGAACTGGGAAATCAAGCGCATCGGCGTGGCGCGATAG
- a CDS encoding glycosyltransferase family 4 protein has product MPHPLRIAMLVSGTGINGAIVHSLLLMRFLASRGHSILLLHRPDAWIAAQPGLENVDRFATSFGRSPRELIRVTRTINTFDPQVLHTHMSSAHTYGMLTRILSRRPVVATAHSQSLQLHWCFNNIVIATSDAAADHHHRTNLVRRAALRTQPNFIDPKAFPVPSPVQRQAARASLGIADDAFVVGSVGFIDGRKNQIDLVHALGGLVRSVPNTRLLLVGGHNTDYMADLLRIADALGVREHLVMTGVRTDIAHLLAAMDVYALVSRKESGPLSVLEAMATGLPVLATDVGMLPEFVRDGSGGHIVKVGDTHAMTEKLVALAQDSARRTAMGVAAHAIVTGDYSIDRIGPQTEAILAEAAAQRNRPLLGFVAGLVGRQKGH; this is encoded by the coding sequence ATGCCTCACCCTTTGCGTATCGCCATGCTCGTCTCCGGCACCGGCATCAACGGCGCCATCGTTCACAGCCTGCTGCTGATGCGCTTTCTGGCGAGCCGCGGCCATTCCATCCTGCTGCTGCACCGGCCGGATGCGTGGATCGCCGCACAACCCGGCCTTGAAAACGTCGATCGGTTCGCGACATCGTTCGGCCGTTCGCCGCGCGAGCTGATCCGCGTCACCCGCACGATCAACACGTTCGATCCGCAGGTGCTGCACACGCATATGAGCAGCGCCCACACCTACGGCATGCTGACACGCATTTTAAGCCGCAGGCCGGTGGTCGCCACGGCCCATTCGCAATCGCTGCAGCTGCACTGGTGCTTCAACAACATCGTCATCGCCACGTCCGATGCGGCCGCCGATCATCATCACCGCACCAATCTGGTGCGTCGCGCCGCGCTGCGGACCCAGCCGAACTTCATCGACCCGAAGGCGTTTCCTGTCCCCTCCCCCGTGCAGCGGCAAGCCGCGCGCGCGAGCCTCGGCATCGCCGACGACGCCTTCGTCGTCGGCTCGGTCGGCTTCATTGACGGACGCAAGAACCAGATCGATCTCGTGCATGCGCTCGGCGGCCTCGTCCGTTCCGTGCCGAACACGCGGCTGCTGCTGGTCGGCGGCCACAACACCGACTACATGGCCGACCTCCTCCGCATCGCCGATGCGCTCGGCGTGCGCGAGCACCTCGTGATGACCGGCGTGCGAACCGACATCGCCCATCTGCTCGCAGCGATGGACGTGTATGCACTGGTATCGCGCAAGGAGAGCGGGCCACTCTCGGTGCTGGAGGCGATGGCGACCGGACTGCCGGTGCTCGCCACCGACGTCGGCATGCTGCCGGAGTTCGTGCGCGACGGCAGCGGCGGACACATCGTCAAGGTCGGCGATACGCATGCCATGACCGAGAAGCTGGTCGCCTTGGCGCAGGACAGCGCCCGCCGCACGGCCATGGGTGTCGCCGCGCACGCAATCGTCACCGGTGATTACAGCATCGATCGGATCGGTCCGCAGACCGAGGCTATCCTCGCGGAGGCGGCGGCCCAGCGCAACCGGCCGCTATTGGGTTTCGTCGCCGGATTGGTCGGGCGTCAGAAAGGCCACTGA
- a CDS encoding D-alanine--D-alanine ligase, translating into MRITILFGGTNKERLVSVASAQALHTALPDADLWFWDVDNTVHETSPQALLAHARPFEEPFKADGRPLGPIEPALDRAKAEDRLFVFGLHGGMAENGELQAMCEMRGIAFTGSGSASSYLAFDKVLAKRFAAIAGVQTLPSVALQDAEAALGQYGKLIAKPSRDGSSYGLIFVNARQDIVAVRNASKTEDYLIEPFIAGVEATCGVLELADGSLTALPPIEIIPAEGAFDYTAKYLAKSTQEICPGRFSAEVTTRLMDHAMRAHRVLSCRGYSRSDFIVSDKGLIYLETNTLPGLTKASLYPKALHAQGVTFVDFLTGQIELAARHVRR; encoded by the coding sequence ATGCGGATCACGATCCTTTTCGGAGGCACGAACAAGGAGCGGCTGGTGTCGGTGGCGAGCGCCCAGGCGCTGCATACGGCTTTGCCCGATGCGGATCTGTGGTTCTGGGACGTGGACAACACCGTCCACGAGACGTCACCGCAGGCGCTTCTCGCCCATGCGCGGCCGTTCGAGGAGCCCTTCAAGGCCGACGGCCGGCCGCTTGGCCCGATCGAGCCGGCGCTGGATCGGGCCAAGGCTGAGGATCGTTTGTTCGTTTTTGGTTTGCATGGGGGCATGGCCGAGAACGGCGAGTTGCAGGCGATGTGCGAGATGCGCGGCATTGCGTTCACCGGGTCCGGTTCGGCGTCATCGTATCTTGCCTTCGACAAGGTGCTCGCCAAGCGCTTTGCCGCCATCGCCGGCGTGCAGACGCTTCCCAGCGTGGCCCTGCAGGATGCGGAAGCAGCCCTCGGGCAGTACGGCAAGCTCATAGCCAAGCCGTCGCGGGATGGATCGAGCTACGGCCTGATTTTCGTCAATGCGCGCCAGGATATCGTTGCCGTGCGTAACGCGTCCAAGACCGAAGACTACCTGATCGAGCCGTTCATTGCCGGCGTCGAGGCGACCTGCGGCGTGCTGGAACTGGCTGATGGTTCGCTGACGGCCCTGCCACCGATCGAGATCATCCCCGCCGAAGGTGCGTTCGATTACACCGCCAAGTATCTTGCCAAGAGCACTCAGGAGATCTGCCCAGGCCGGTTTTCGGCCGAGGTGACCACACGGCTGATGGATCATGCGATGCGGGCGCACCGGGTGCTGTCGTGCCGCGGCTATTCCCGCTCCGATTTCATCGTTTCCGACAAGGGGCTGATCTATCTTGAGACCAACACCCTGCCGGGATTGACCAAGGCCTCGCTCTACCCGAAAGCGCTCCATGCGCAGGGGGTAACGTTCGTCGATTTCCTGACCGGCCAGATCGAGCTGGCGGCCCGCCACGTCCGCCGCTAG
- a CDS encoding cell division protein FtsQ/DivIB — MGGGGRFAGSLRQGAKSVLSWAVQALRRKPDPVRIRSTSDNRFIAMIEQRLPRNVGSVATLLILTGSLCVGVVRGGHVEYMVEAMQDARDAMANAAGFRIARVAINGRKNLSQDEVLAIGGITGRRSLLFLDAAEVRDKLKATPWVADATVLKLYPDTIQIDLVERAPFALWQRDGNVSVISETGMVLQPYTPGPFRSLPLVVGKGADSRAKDFLALLGQYPQIRSQVKAIIFVSERRWNLRLADGIDVRLPEAGVERALATLTKLDRDEKLFSRDITAVDLRLPDRLTVRLSEDAAKARADMLKDREKARKRKANEA; from the coding sequence ATGGGTGGTGGAGGACGCTTCGCTGGGTCGCTGAGACAAGGGGCGAAGTCTGTCCTGAGCTGGGCGGTTCAAGCGCTCCGCCGCAAACCCGATCCGGTCCGCATCCGCAGCACAAGCGACAACCGTTTCATCGCCATGATCGAGCAGCGGTTGCCGCGCAATGTCGGCAGCGTGGCGACGCTCCTTATTCTCACCGGCAGTCTCTGCGTCGGCGTGGTCCGCGGCGGACATGTCGAGTACATGGTCGAGGCGATGCAGGATGCGCGCGACGCGATGGCCAATGCCGCCGGGTTCCGCATCGCGCGTGTGGCGATCAACGGCCGCAAGAACCTGTCGCAGGACGAAGTGCTGGCGATCGGCGGAATTACCGGGCGCCGCTCCTTGCTGTTTCTTGATGCCGCCGAAGTGCGCGACAAGCTGAAGGCCACACCCTGGGTGGCCGATGCGACCGTGCTGAAACTCTATCCCGACACGATCCAGATCGATCTCGTCGAGCGGGCTCCGTTCGCACTGTGGCAGCGCGACGGCAACGTGTCCGTGATCTCCGAGACCGGGATGGTGCTGCAGCCCTATACGCCAGGCCCGTTCCGGTCGCTGCCGCTGGTGGTCGGCAAGGGCGCCGACAGCCGCGCCAAGGATTTCCTCGCTCTGCTCGGTCAATACCCGCAAATCCGTTCTCAGGTGAAAGCGATCATCTTCGTCAGCGAGCGGCGCTGGAACCTGCGGCTTGCCGATGGCATCGACGTGCGCTTGCCCGAGGCGGGCGTCGAGCGAGCACTCGCCACGCTGACGAAGCTGGATCGCGACGAGAAGCTGTTCTCGCGCGACATCACCGCAGTTGATCTGCGGCTGCCCGACCGATTGACGGTGCGGCTCTCGGAGGACGCCGCGAAAGCGCGCGCCGACATGCTCAAGGACCGTGAAAAAGCCCGCAAGCGGAAAGCGAACGAAGCATGA
- the ftsA gene encoding cell division protein FtsA: protein MTSLERGLTPKMRPMVSSRPTLVAGLDIGTSKIACLIGRLRPCAPRDALVGRSHAIDVIGFSHIQSRGVKAGAVVDANEAEQSVRQAVALAEQMAGVRVESVVLSVSAGRIQGQLMEATAETRGGTVTPNDLSRAMGTTARHVTGEGRTVLHALPVGYSLDGVKGIRDPRGMVANQFGIEMNVVTADAAVARNLMLVVERCHLNVEAVVASPYVAGLAALADDESALGAAVIEMGAGTTTIAIYSSGRFVHASGFALGGNHITMDLARGLGACIADAERIKTLYGTVLTGGSDARELMTVPSAGDHDGDAPQIVSRGKIANIIRQRAEEIFEMVRDRLADSPFAADPRGRVVITGGASQLTGIPELASQILNRPARIGRPLGLSRLPNEAKGASFAVPAGLLVYPQFAHLEFTEPQRGRRAATGTDGGYFGKVGRWLREGF, encoded by the coding sequence ATGACAAGCCTCGAACGCGGCCTCACCCCGAAAATGCGGCCGATGGTATCGAGCCGGCCGACATTGGTTGCGGGTCTCGATATCGGAACCAGCAAGATCGCCTGCCTGATCGGGCGGCTGCGGCCGTGCGCGCCGCGTGACGCGCTGGTCGGGCGCAGCCACGCCATCGACGTGATCGGCTTCAGCCATATTCAGTCGCGCGGCGTCAAAGCCGGTGCCGTGGTCGATGCCAACGAGGCGGAACAGTCGGTGCGCCAGGCGGTGGCGCTGGCGGAGCAGATGGCCGGCGTGCGGGTGGAGTCGGTGGTGCTGTCGGTTTCGGCCGGACGCATTCAGGGCCAGCTGATGGAAGCGACGGCGGAGACGCGCGGCGGCACCGTGACGCCCAATGATCTGTCGCGGGCAATGGGAACCACCGCGCGGCATGTGACCGGTGAAGGCCGCACCGTGCTGCATGCGTTGCCGGTCGGCTATTCGCTCGATGGCGTGAAGGGCATCCGCGATCCGCGCGGCATGGTCGCCAACCAGTTTGGAATCGAAATGAACGTGGTGACGGCGGATGCCGCCGTCGCGCGCAACCTGATGCTGGTGGTGGAACGCTGCCATCTGAACGTCGAAGCGGTGGTGGCGAGTCCATATGTCGCAGGTCTCGCGGCTCTGGCCGACGACGAGTCCGCGCTGGGTGCGGCGGTGATCGAAATGGGCGCGGGGACAACGACAATCGCAATTTATTCGTCGGGCCGCTTCGTCCACGCGTCCGGTTTCGCGCTCGGCGGCAATCACATCACGATGGACTTGGCCCGTGGACTTGGCGCATGCATTGCAGATGCTGAGCGAATCAAGACTTTATACGGTACGGTTTTGACCGGCGGCTCCGACGCGCGTGAATTGATGACCGTTCCGTCGGCGGGCGATCACGACGGCGATGCGCCGCAGATCGTATCGCGCGGCAAGATCGCGAACATCATCCGCCAGCGGGCCGAGGAGATATTCGAGATGGTCCGTGACCGGTTGGCGGATTCGCCCTTCGCAGCAGACCCGAGAGGTCGGGTCGTGATCACCGGTGGAGCCTCGCAATTGACCGGCATTCCGGAACTGGCGAGTCAGATTCTAAATCGGCCTGCCCGCATCGGCCGCCCGCTTGGCCTGAGCCGTCTGCCGAACGAAGCCAAGGGCGCATCGTTCGCGGTGCCAGCCGGGCTCCTGGTCTATCCGCAGTTTGCGCACCTGGAATTCACCGAGCCGCAGCGTGGCCGCCGCGCTGCGACCGGAACCGACGGTGGTTATTTCGGAAAGGTCGGACGATGGCTCCGCGAAGGTTTCTGA